A window of Gossypium raimondii isolate GPD5lz chromosome 7, ASM2569854v1, whole genome shotgun sequence genomic DNA:
aaaaaggagagctccctgACGGCCCCCTTTGCGATCCCTCCTACGCCGCTGGCCTACACATCGGCGGTCCGAtcggcataacaggaaatggagctgaaccggacatttggctccaacctgccataggacttggaaaaggatacatataagggttagggtacatataagggctaggaaacgcacctggcatcatctgaaaaggcggttgcgtgggtatcatcagTTGAACTGCTGCGTTGGGtgactgcgtcggtgctctcgttgggcctggtgattgcatggccgctgatgatgagccgggtgaatgtttgggcctcgttgaggggctacCTTCGTcttgtcgtcttggatttagaggcccgcgccttaCCCTTTCGACACGTATTTGTCGCTGTCTCTCCTCTGGCGTCAGTAAATAcagcttgccatggatcctaaaccatggcatgtattctggaacgcacgaTAACTCCGAAACGATtattggttcccgagtaggtagatattcataccgatcttcccacatttcgTGTACTCAGACCAGTATCTCGGTCAATCCGTATTCAATTACCGAAGGTCGACTTTGtgttgatcgtcaaacacctcaggatcCACCGGAATcagttgtctacatccaaactatcgtagcactctgtctgtctggtgcGGCTCCACGGTTGCGTAGTTGACCAACAtgactttcacgtgccaagcttgtggattttgtaaaaactcttccgggattactgccTGAATTGTCGGATCCttgtatggtgtccattgaaactatacgaacatgatagaaatattggttatatacatacataatactaaatactaaatactaaatatcaatcaaatagctaatgtatggaaatatctatttgcaataatacttacttctccttccgaccgttggtccaatagaagccgtatatcttcaagagaggacgGTAATCAAGCATAACTTGCcagatggttccacctaattaaataaatttttagcatacttttatttttaaaaatctacataataattgtaaaatgtaatataataaaatttacctcgttatgagtgggaatgtatatgggtggttcactcgaggacgtagaaatggaaaccgaaaccgtgcccatgactgcagttgtgacaggcaacctccgatgttTGCTCTCCTCAGTCGCGTCGCCCCGTATATCTCCCGATATAAtattgccaagacggcagacccccaactaaattcaccggctgctctaaaatcaatgcgttttagcagccatcttagatgtacgcggctccgtgacgtgtcaggcatcagataacctctaattaattgaagaatgtatgcacgagcatatcagattctttcaatttcggttgaatcttcatccagatcagggaatgtgtcacgtaatcagcccatctcgaccttacctccctccattttctctggaatagcgcccaaaagctcgtagcacaccgcctcccaattgctagattgggcagacccggtgactgggtacccgtccaccggcaatcccaactGCAGACtaacatcttctagagtgatagtgcactctccacatggaagatggaatgtgtgcgtctcgggtctccacctcttgatcaacgcactgatcagttttgggtccaacttgcatccccggcccaTCGTCGCCACGTGcgaaaaacccgcttcccgcaggtagttctctaccaactgtgatggaggagcatgcatattccggatattgcattccaatactcgatcttcagacttttataacaaataacaaattaataattgtctaaaaatacataaataaaaaattcttaaataatatttaaaaattaaatttaacacttaccattgtcatttgttccaccgatatgtgatgcctatcaagacgagtcaatgatccggccattgatgaaatcggacaaatttttacgatttataaaaatataaaaaaatttaaaattattttaaaaaaggaaattgaaattaaatatggatttgagagaatttttgaaggaaattgagaggaaattgaaattaaatatagatttgagagaattttggaaggaaattgagaggaattgagaggaaatatgagagaggatttgtttgtgaaaaaataaaaaggggtggaggtatttatagtttttttttgacTGTTGGGGGGGCAACgatcaaatttttgaccgttgggtactgttcacgcgcggaggacatcgcgtccacatcagcaACTCGCGCTGaagtggacgcgatgtcctagCACGTGcactgacatcgcgctgacgtggacgcaatttCCCGGAAAATgatcattccggtaaataataaaataatgggcccatttcaataatttttggaaaaaaagggcttttattggtaaattgccctCCGCTAAAACCCAGTTTGTAAAGTAATTGTCTATTTCTATTTCAGTTAAAATTTGCTCTTAGTCCCTGTATTTTTCTCATATTAGAGCATTAGCccctctatttttatttcaggattttagtcttttatgttgtagattttaaaattcaagtccaatttttaattttgttaaattttttatttattttattagtgtgaaattttgaaataaaaatatagtgaCTAATTTCTCTCcgtatttattataatatattatgcttaaattattttatataatataatttttaaatattaatatatatactattatttaatttcttaattgagttggtattatgaatcaatttaacaccaattcaattataaaattacaaaatgtcttTCTAAGAGTAAAATAGATTACATTATCCAAGAGTatcttagtttttttatttaaaacataaataaattacgTGTAATTGGATTTGAACTCATGCTATTGACATGGTAAAATATAACCTTTAACACAAAACCAAAACTTTATCTTAATatgatatttacattttaattgtattatgcaaactattatttaagtcattgagtaAATTGGTGTCACAAATCAACGAGCACTAACTCGCTtaggaaaattaccaaaatatcatttcgtatttaaaataagttatgtcATTTAAGAGTACTTTTGTCTtttattaaataacaataataatatgcaTATTGTGGTGCTTGAACCCATATTGATTGCATTAGTAAAGCCTTAAATTTACTACTCAATTAAGGcttgacttttaactttttatatattttaattttattatgcacactttattacctccaccaattgtatatttatattattatttaagtcattgattGAGTTAGAGTTACGAGTCAACCGAGCACCAACTCGATTACGAAAATTACAAATAtgtcttttcatatttaaaataagtaaatattctTCAATCGTactttaatgtttttattttataataataataataataataataataataataatatgcagATGAAGAGATTGAACCCATGCCAATTGCAttgataaaactttaaatttaccactcaattATATTGAGTTCGCGTCACAAATTAACTCGACACCAACTTAGAattgatttattcatttagtattcttaatatgatgttttatgtgttttaattctattttacttaaatttaatctaatttttattctaatatcgaacatatttcatatgttattattaattaatttcaaaccataaatttcattatttattgtatattatttttaaatgcatatcTATATTATAAACATTTACACGCgtgtgatagaatttctagtatctatactatttattaagtgttttattgAGTTTGTGTCAACCTCGATTGGTTCACCAATTCggtcatgaaattacaaaatatccttccataattaaaataagttttacgattttagtcttttcattttaacaaaatcaattaaaatatacacATAATGACATTTAAATCTATGtcaattaaattagtaaaattttaaattaccacTTAAGTTTCgtttcaatatatattatacattttattttaatatgtataaattattatcTCCATTAATCGCTCGTTTTAGTCacgatttaatttatttttaaattttagtgatagaatatgtaatgtgcatttattttttatagaatttgcTCTTTAGTTGTTTAGTTTTCGCGGCCCAACATGTAATCAAAGGAACCACAGTTATTGATGGATGGAAAGAAACAATGGAGTCCATGGAtacatacaaaataaattaaattaaattaaactacatgaagtacaaaaaaaaaaaaaaaacccaacaacAACATGGTGTAATAGACTGACAaaatatacttacatatattacAATATATGTAAGATGTACAAAATTGTTACACGTCCTGTCCCCTGGCACCAAATCCATTCACTCCATTGGCTCCATTGATGCTCTGAGAGCGCTTATCAGTATCAGACCCTCTGTTCTTCCTCCTCAGAACAATGTACCAAGTGATTCCTTCCAACAAAGTGGCAACAACACCCAAAAATATGAGAATTCCGATGTAAATTCTCTCCCAATGGTCATCGGGATGAAGGATGTCGAAGCCATCGAAGATGTTGATGATACTGAGGATGATGACTGCGTAACCCACGGAATGGTGGTAGATGTTCCAATACAATCTGTATTTGTGATCCTTGTTTGGCCTCAGAAGCAAAGCAAACACCTGCATGCCCCACATATTTCAACCATAAACGTTTGTTTGTAAGATTTCAGAAACATGAAGACCCTAGAAGCAAAAGTTACCTGAAGAGTGCCAAGGCAGAAGAGGGTGATGCCAATGTTCCTATGAGGATTGTGTGTGACACCAGCTGAATCACTGCCCAGCCTAATACCAGTTGCCCATCCTGCTACGCCTACAGCATAGGCCGATGTTTGGCAAACAACATGGAGATAAAACCATGCCGGGTCTGCTGATTTGAACACCTTCATGTACCTAGCCGTTATGGCTCCCAAAGGCATCAAGATTCCCCAGCTGACTGTGTTAAGAACTCCATGAACCTGGACATTTTAAACACCTttagaaaaacaagaaaacattGCCTAAGACCCAAACAGACTTGTATTGGAGTGACTTACATTTCTTCTTCGAGTTCTTGAACTGCCAGATGAGGTCCCCCCAGATTGTCCCGTAAGGAAATTGACACTTGCGGTAGATCGCATGTTGTCTCCAGAAGTAGGATGGATCATTAGTTGGTCGTTACTGACTGGACCTTCTTGCCAAACCTGGTTGGTAGCCAACAAACTTTCCGAGATTCTCATGACAGCGAATATCCTCATTTCGTTGTTCTCAAACTCGGCTGAAAGGCTTGGAACTTGAAAGCTCAAAGCACTCTGTTGCATGGAAGGGCTCATGCTGTCGATGGATGTGGTGAAAGCATGAGGGATGCCACTGGAGTTGACATAGGCGACCAGAGCCTGGGTGTTCAACATGCTTGGTCCGCTTGGGTTGATGCCCCACGCCGACCACCTGGATGAGGTGGTTCCGGTGTGTCTAAAGGCAACCTCAACGGTACCAGCTGCTTCATCATATGTCCAGTGGAGGAAACAGTTCAAGGCTGGAAGGTCGCTGCAGTTGGCGTATTGCCTGTTGGAAAAGCTATGGTTAAGACAGGTTTGGGCAGACGATGAAGCTAAGAAAGAAACCAGCAGCAGGCATGCAAATAGGACAATTTTCCTGGTTTTCTCCATGTTCGGCGACGATTGGATGTCCCAGAAATTCAAATTTGTGTCCCAAGACAAGTTGGTGTCTTAAGCCAACAACAtggatttatatataatatatgtagaATTATATATTTCACATAAAAGCTGCGAGGGAATGATCGAGGAAATGGGATGATGTCAGGGAGGGAAGTACGTCTCTAAAAGAGCTCGTATTTGTTGACTAATTCTAAAGCTGTGAAGAAGCAGGGGAGAAagtcatataaatatatatatatattctcttgTGTTCACATATGGATCAGCTTCAAAGTGCATATTGGGAAATGGGTGCCACACGGTTGTAAGCAAATCTACCAATAAACTACAATTTGTCAACACAACACCGACTCATGGAAATTCAAcataattttgtgattttactttatatattagCATTTTGTTGAACTAGGAGATCAATGGTAAAAGGAATTGAAAGTCCATAAActgaattttcaatttaatgaCCAAGTggttcatttaaaatatattaatatttatatatttctatcaattaaaattgattagtaACTGATGCATCTCGAAATTAAATCAGATTATTTTAAGGGAGGAAGAAAGTTAGAGTTATATGAACACCTGGATTATTAGAAGcctaatattaatatttagattataATCATTGAGTCAATGATATGATGTAAAAAGTGTTAATTTATATAGAGTGATGGTTAaagtttttatcaaatatttgaCACGAATTTAAATTGTGCGACTCTTTTCCGTATAAAAACACAtgtgtgaaaaaaattatttttaaaattgcatttgAAGTTTTTAGAGGCAAGATTTTGTTTGTATTAAGGTCTTttcaattctaaaataaatttatttgtaaaaaattaaataatttcaaattttgcgAGTAATTTTAAATGGAGATTTTATTagttgaatttcattttcaaattccactttttcaaaatcttttaaattctaaaataaatttatttgtaaaaaattaaataatttcaaattttgcgAGTAATTTTAAATGGAGATTTTAGTagttgaatttcattttcaaattccactttttcaaaattctttacaatttgatgtaatttaatATGATGATTCCACTGTATAagataaatactaaaatttcaaaaaattatttttatttaaatttatttggccAAGACACAAGAATTGAATGAAAGTATAATCATTAAGGTAGTAATTACACTCTTTTgtaattataaagaattataatccTCTAGAGTGTTTTGTTGCTAGAGTATAATTAAATCGTAATTCTCTATGTCATATTTGGTaatacaattataattatagaattatataatttatattttaaaaatatttattactataaaaaattataaaagtaaaaaattaaaatcaaatcataatatgtattatgttagtcgaaaaaagtagttgataatacaactactaataaaataacaataaaataaacatcatatgcaattttatctaattgttctaatgtttcatatttgtttatttattttcactttaatatttaacatatgctcCTTATCATTATTTTTGGTCCTTTATCGAGTTCATCATTTGAATctatatcattaaaattattaagatcTCTTTCTTCCATATACTCTATGAAATATGGATCATCTCAATTGTACTTATGAATAAAGTTATGAAGTATGCAACATCCTagtataattaaacttttttatattatactaatgtgatgttgttaatatgagaaatatttttaaaacaagaaatatcCTCTCAACCACATTTCGAATACTTGaatgtctcaaattaaagagttcaCAAGCCGTCTCTAGTGCTTGTGTCTAACtctattttctttaattgtATCATACCCCACGATATGGTGCAAgaaaaacttttgtatttttctaatTAGCATTACCATAAAATATTTGGGTTCATGGTGTAAAATAGTCTAtagctttaattataaaaacttatataaacttaatttagaGAAAGACTTATGCTAGATTATAACACTTTTTAAAATACGTAAATtaagtcaaaataatataaaatttacaatatataagctttataaaaaattctataaaGTGTCTAATAACTTTCATgatgttatgaatatcttattaagtggatatcCATCAtaatcaagataaagttttaatgtaatttaagttctaatagttattagaattagatctctacttcttttatacttcttatacctataaatagagactacgatgaagcattgtaatcatcccttttgattaataaagtacattctctattgctttcatattttctttgttctttattctctccatctctctttattttataacacataacactttttataaataattttttctcataactttataaaattattatttttaataaataagttactATAAAAAACTACaacattttttatgaataaatatattgtttctataatatataacatgaacacataaataagttatgttcATACTTCTTGACCATAACTCTTTTATAAATGTATCATAGTACTTTcataacatgtaaattatttttataataaactttttgtcataaatttaaaatattttaagatttaaataatataattttttaattaactttaTGAACtacacataaattatttttaatatatattttttagatttataatataagaaaattttgccATAATCAACCTAAACATTCATATGTGTTCgcttttataatataatttttataatttaaacttatataaaacattttttcaaaattgaaattagttGTAATTACCCGCGTAATTACTCCAATTCTTACCTTTTCCCTAAGAATCTGTAAGTGTAATTGGAGTGCTATAATTACACTCAATTTAGAAGAGTTCACCCAATTACAATAGTTACCCAAACATGCCTCtatgtaattaagtaaattgtgaattattggAACGATGATTCtgaacataattgcaattactcaagcctaattgtatatgtctgattggtccctccgctagctcaacaaaagctcgaccagactgcatttgaattagaagaaaaatctacgactttggaaataatttaattaagtcgaTTTGTtcgatattgaattaaattagacAGTTGTGAGAAttattcaactagagaatttaattaaagaaaattaattttcaagttagaaaATTGGCCCAataggtaattgaacttgaaaattggacttgagatTGAAAATTGTGCTTGAGAACCCAAATCGAGACTAAGACCCAAAAAGTGATCAAATTGGGCCTAGTATATGAAACTAGGCCGACGGTCCAACCGATGGCAAGACTGGATCGATTGAGCCATTACTGGCCTAGATCAAATCGGTAACAATCGAACTGACTCGAGGTGTTGTGAAGGTGTTGCACCTGCGTTGGCACCACAAGCACGGCAGTGTTGATGACGACAACAATAGTGTTCCGGTTGCCGACGGGTGGTACTTCGGTAGATGAGCAGTGGAATAATCTCACTCCTATTGGGACTCTACAgagtaatttgattttagattaactattccaaaaaatatattattttaatagttttaatattaaattaaatttaatacttatcttaatagtattttattaatttaatattaaagtggttatcttaatactaaatttaatttaatatttatcttgtagataaatattctattaatttaataagatttaatattaaatttaatctaatatttatcttgataagtattatattaatctaacattaaagtgattaagtttaatcataattgAACTTTCTATACTTTCATTATATAAAAAGAGTCATGGGTCATATTTtttcacacttgaattcaagagaaagttagAGAGAAAATcctctgaagaaattatttcagaagatttctaaagatatttttcttatttacaacttgacccaaaagtttaaaGAATTGTGAAATTGCCCTACTAGTaattttgtggaaaattttctgatttgaaGCAAGCCTACACTCAACAtatgtgagcttgaggatagcggagaaggcTACTCGGTTGGagcgttcatcctagacgaatcgaaaaggtacaattttgattaagtgtttattactttagataacacAATTAAGTTctagttttggaaaaaaaatttaaaactttgatttttccTCAAATCCATTTTCAGCTATGTTATTCAAACTTGATTTTCCTATagtaaatgtgtcatgtttcGCATTCCCATATCATCGATGTGTTTCTTAAAAATCCTAGTTACAAGAGTCTTAGTAAATGAAACTGCAAGGTTATTCAGAAGCTACTTTCACCCCATCACTATTCCTTCGGCTAAATAGATATTTGGATGTGTACAAAGCATAGCATAAACATATGGAACCTTACTCATATGCTCTATTTCTTCCACTATCTTAGGAGAGTCATCCAAAACAAGATGAAAACCTGATGCAGTCGATTAAGCGCCAGACTTCACATCAATAATTGCAAACTGTTCAAGTACCTTATCGATGTATGAAGCTTGTGATAGAACTATTGTTTTATTCTTTCGATCCCTAAGAATTCGaattccaagaatataactagcttCACCGAAGTCTTTCATGCTAAATTGTTGAGCTaaccacaatttaaccaatgatAATTCTCCTAAATCATTTTcgataagtagaatatcatcaacatataaaatgagaaaaatcaCCTTTTTGTCCTTCATACACTTATAAATGCAAGGTTAATCAGCGTTTTGCTCAAACCCAAAAATCTTgattatttaatcaaatcttttattccatAAGCGGTACACCtgcttaagtccataaatgAATCTTAACAGTTTGCAaactttcttctcctttcctttgacAACATAGCCAGTTAGTTGAGCCATGTAAAAGGTCTCATCAATATAGCTATTCAAAAGTAttgtcttgacatccattttccATATCTCATAATTGAGAGCAGTGGCAATGGATAAGAGTATGCAAATAGACTTGAGCATGGCTACTGGAGAGAAGGTCTCATTGTAATCGATATCTTTTTTCTGTGTGTAACATTTCTTTTAGGTTTATGTGTTTCCACTTTCCCTTTcgcatttctctttttcttatagatccacttacaccttaTGGGTTTAATTCCAActggtaagtctacaagttcccacaccGTATTGGATTTCATAGAATCCATCCTGACATCCATTGTCTATTTCCAAAGTTTAGAATCAACGTCCTACATAGCCTCCTCATAAGTGAATGAATCAACATCCTTATTATTGGCTTCcgtattataaatactaccattATAGATGAAGAAGTCTAGTTTCTTAGAAACTCTCCCACTACGATGGATTCCCCTATACTGTTGATTGTTTACAGGTTTTTCTATAACTTTCTCGAGAATTAAACTTGGTGATTGTTCTACAACTCCCGAAAGTTCCTTGAGTAC
This region includes:
- the LOC105799925 gene encoding cytochrome b561 and DOMON domain-containing protein At5g35735 yields the protein MEKTRKIVLFACLLLVSFLASSSAQTCLNHSFSNRQYANCSDLPALNCFLHWTYDEAAGTVEVAFRHTGTTSSRWSAWGINPSGPSMLNTQALVAYVNSSGIPHAFTTSIDSMSPSMQQSALSFQVPSLSAEFENNEMRIFAVMRISESLLATNQVWQEGPVSNDQLMIHPTSGDNMRSTASVNFLTGQSGGTSSGSSRTRRRNVHGVLNTVSWGILMPLGAITARYMKVFKSADPAWFYLHVVCQTSAYAVGVAGWATGIRLGSDSAGVTHNPHRNIGITLFCLGTLQVFALLLRPNKDHKYRLYWNIYHHSVGYAVIILSIINIFDGFDILHPDDHWERIYIGILIFLGVVATLLEGITWYIVLRRKNRGSDTDKRSQSINGANGVNGFGARGQDV